The Nitrospirae bacterium YQR-1 genome has a segment encoding these proteins:
- a CDS encoding Xaa-Pro peptidase family protein — protein MSDLLTANAGRIGRLKETLRQRNVGALLVVTLANIRYLTGFSGSSGFLLISRQGDFFFTDFRYKEQSEAEVSGAEVIITENDSINFITGFMKEKLGLQDFFFEDMATFRQYRQFKKDCEVSPMQDVVEELRVQKDESEVDLIARAIERAECAFKEVRPYIRVGVSEREIALRLEENLKKAGVRKLPFDTIVASGANSAVVHAKPTDKTLEAGDLVLIDWGGECEGYCSDMTRTFLLRGGDISKKCEIYETVHGANEAGRNGVAPGMTAAETDALARDFIGKAGYGGCFGHSTGHGVGLDVHEAPYIRSYGIETNLRQGMVFTIEPGIYISGLGGVRIEDMVCVGANNGKTLTTLPRELEIL, from the coding sequence GTGTCGGACCTGCTTACAGCTAATGCAGGGCGCATAGGGCGGTTAAAGGAAACACTGCGGCAGCGCAATGTTGGAGCTCTCCTTGTGGTTACTCTTGCAAACATCCGGTATCTTACGGGTTTTAGCGGCTCAAGTGGTTTTTTGCTGATAAGCCGGCAGGGGGATTTCTTTTTTACAGATTTCCGGTATAAAGAGCAAAGCGAGGCTGAGGTGTCGGGTGCAGAAGTTATAATAACCGAAAACGACAGTATCAACTTCATAACCGGTTTTATGAAGGAAAAGTTAGGGTTACAGGATTTTTTCTTTGAGGATATGGCCACGTTCAGGCAATATCGGCAGTTTAAGAAGGACTGTGAGGTCAGCCCGATGCAGGATGTGGTGGAGGAGCTGCGTGTACAAAAGGATGAATCAGAGGTGGACTTAATTGCCAGGGCTATAGAGAGAGCGGAGTGTGCCTTTAAAGAGGTGCGGCCGTACATAAGGGTTGGGGTTTCTGAGCGTGAAATCGCACTGAGGCTTGAGGAGAATCTGAAAAAAGCCGGAGTCCGTAAATTGCCCTTTGACACGATAGTGGCCTCGGGTGCCAACTCAGCGGTAGTACATGCTAAACCCACGGATAAAACACTGGAGGCGGGGGATTTAGTGCTGATAGACTGGGGAGGTGAGTGTGAGGGGTATTGTTCGGATATGACGAGGACTTTTTTATTAAGAGGCGGGGATATATCAAAGAAGTGTGAAATATATGAGACGGTACATGGGGCAAATGAGGCGGGCCGAAACGGAGTAGCTCCGGGCATGACTGCCGCTGAGACAGATGCTTTAGCAAGGGACTTTATTGGAAAAGCGGGATATGGCGGCTGCTTTGGGCATTCAACCGGTCACGGTGTAGGGCTTGACGTCCATGAGGCCCCCTACATCAGAAGCTACGGTATTGAGACTAACTTACGGCAGGGGATGGTCTTTACGATAGAGCCGGGGATATACATAAGCGGCCTGGGCGGCGTTAGAATCGAGGACATGGTATGTGTTGGTGCAAATAATGGTAAAACATTAACTACACTACCGAGAGAACTTGAAATATTGTAG